AATgctaatatattaatttaaaagatattaaaaataattacatATTATTTTATTGTGTATTATGACATTTtagttattaatgaaatatagtTCAATTATGAAAGAAAGAAGAatcatatatattaatttaaattaatactgaataagttaaaatttttaatttaattaatagtattattttaaatataaattaatacgCTAGTCATATGTTATAAATTTACATTACGAAGAAGATTAttgttgattaaaaaaataatttaatgttattttacttaataaaaatatttatatataaatttaaaataaataacgtagttattaattataaaatattaatatctttaatctaaaatatattttaaaaattacatattattttataatatattataatacattaaGTAGTGATGAAGTATAACAACATAAAATCATACAATATCTatgataaatatgaaaatttaaatagtacttattttgaatataattaatattttttataatttaaatatttttaaatttaatatttaatatttattaaatttaacacttttttttttctttttaagttgtTACAATGTAATGGTCTTGGACACAACTCCGATGAGAATTGTCCACTTTGGACTACTGGCCTCATGAGTTTATCCTATGAAAGACGTGTCATTTAGTTGGAGcccaaaccctccttataagctcaagatctcCTTAATACATATTTGATGTGGGATCGTGACAGATTCTCTCGTCCAATTTCTAACCTCCTCATCAATATGATTTTCCTTAGTACTCATCCTATATGAGTTTATGATAGGCTCTCTCGTTCGATTTCTTACATCTTTGTTAGTATGATTTCCCTAAGATACATCCGATGTGAAACCATGACGGGATCTCATCCAATCTTTGACGTTCTCATCAAAGCAGTTTACACTTTTGTATAAGATTCACTTACATGATAGTGTCTTCAAGATAGATCTACTCACATGATAATACTCCCAGCTGATACTAAATATAATGAGCTTTGACACAATTTCAATAAAGCATTATCAATTTTGGCCCACTAGTTTCATGTTATTAAAACGTCTTACTTAACTGGAGTTTAAACcctcctttaaaatttccttATCAAGCGGATGAGAGACGCCCAAACTTCAAAGTTGAAAGTCCAAATTCCATGTCATTAGCATGGAAAAAAGTACGGTTTTGCAGAGTTCAATATTTGGAGGGCATTTTCGTCCTCTCAGAAGCGACACAAGCTCGAATGTTGAACGGTCTCTCGACGGCTCTCGTTCCTGAGAATTGTCTGTTGTGGAAGGAAATTGTGTAGGCTATTAGGCTTTGGTACTTCGATCGGTTAGTTCGGGGACACTAGCTTGTCAATTAagcagagggagagagagagagagatggcaaACCAGGGTGCGAAGAAGCGGAAGGAGGAGAACACTCGCCATATGGCCATGTTGCTTCGCCTTATAATCGCCTGCAATGTATATCTTATCGTTACCCTCCCCCTTCATATTCCTTCTGTGTTCATTTTTGGTCATTGTCCTGATTATTGTTGAAACTATTTATAGCATTATCATTGTATATTTTCTCCGTTTGGTTGCTCTAAAAActgcaattttttatttttgttcttttttttttttaaataaaatttatcatGGTTTTCTTTAACTAGTTTCAAGATTTGAAGTTAAGTTCAGCTGTTGATTTTTGCTCGGGTTTGCAGAATCGTAGTTTTTCTCGGAATCCAAATAGGGCAATTTTTTTACAGTTCCTTACTTTTCTCAGCAGCTGACTGGAGCTTTGTTCTCCAGAAATGTACAGCTTTATGTTTCAGTGTTGCAGTATTAATGTTAATTTGTAAATGTTACAGTTTGTGATTCTCAGTTTGATGTTTGTTGTGGTATCGGTTGTTTTATTCTGTTATCATTCATTTCTTTGATTAAAAGAAATTTCGCCTCTGCTTTTGAAAGAAAAGCTAAGGTGGTAGGCTGAGTGAAGATGCACAAAAGGGCAGTGGTTGGGGTTTTGTGTCAACATATTTGATCAATTATATGATAACCGACAGATATTGGGTTCGTTCACCAAAATTTTACCTGAAAGAATTCCTTCACCAAAACTTAGAAGATTGGTGGTAATTCACTAAATTTttggatttcaaaattttttttttaaatcaatgcCTTTGAGGTTCTATTTTTAGataatttgttttcttttgtttttgtttgttttttgttttttttattttttattttttattttttattttattttcataaattgaattggtgatcattttttttttttgtggtgcTAATGATAAAAACATGAGCAGAAGACACTGACATcccttgaggtttgccaaaaataCGTTGGCtctcctgagatttcaaaaatattaggGATTTTCCCTAAGGTTCAAAACTCTCATAGACCTCCCAacgaatttgatttttgagacaaTTGCACCGCTCAAAATTcttgtctttttgtaaaatacaagGAAAGTTAGTGTCTTTTTAGCAAATTTTTGGGGAggtttgtgaaaattttaaaaccttatGGGAGGTCCTTGGTGATTTTGAAACTTCAGGGGAGGTTAGTATTTTTTGCCCCAAGAACATTTTATTTTAGCACGACAAAGGAACATTCTGCTGGTTTTACAAATATGTATGTGTgtagtttttgttttttgttttttaatattttttgttatgttatgtttttgtttttttaattctttctttttggttttttgggaGGTAGAGGGTTTTGGTGATGCTTCTATAATTGCAAAACATATAGTTCATTTTAGGAATTGGGACTGACGGAGTCTTCCTTGGAGGAtcttgtttgtagatgatattgttttgattgatgaaactacAGGTGGAGTAGActttaagttagaattatggagagaactTTTAGAAACTAGAGCTTTAGGATAAGTTGAAGTAAGATAGaatacatgaaatgtaatttcagtcataataggaggaatattgaagacaaagttaaacttgataatgaagaaatcaatagcactagcagattttgataccttggatctgttATATAAGCTAAAGGAGAAACTAAAGATGTAacacatagagttaaagtaggttgggtaaaaggGAGAAGTACTTCGGGTGTGCTGTGTGActgtagaatacctttaaaattagaAGAGAAGTTTTATAGAACGGCTGTAAAACGAACCATGCTGTATGGATAGAATGTTGGGTGActaagaaataacatatccaaaaagtaaaagttgttaaGATGAGAATGCGAatatggatgagtggtataacgttaaaagataaactaagaatgaacatattcgcggtaagttaggcgtaattcttgtagaagataagataagggagcgACGACTCAAATGATTGGCCACCTAAAACATAGACCACATAGTGGAgcaatgaggaagagtgagttagttactgtgacgGGCAGTAGAAGGGGAGGGGTAGAccgaaaataacttggaatgagttAGTGAATAGGGATTTAATAGTCTTGAATTTTTCGAAGGAAATTTTCCATGATCGTATAATTGGCGGAAAATTATTcctgtagccgaccccacctagtgggacttaaggcttgtgtTTACTAAAAAATTTGCATGCATATTATGATAATGTCATGGTTGGCCCAAAATGTTATCTTCAATAGAAAATATTCCCCAGCCTTTGCAAACATGAAGCATTTGCTGTTATAGTTAATTGAATAATGATGATGTTTCTAAGCAAGTGGTTTCAATGTGGACACATAAAATTTGCTCTCTAGTGCCTTGCCTAGATGAAATAGTTGTATTTTGTAAGCTGTATGACCACGAAGCTCAAAGAATTGTTATCCGTTATCTAGTTGTTTGAATGAATTTTCAAGGCACCTAATGCCAATAATTATGTTCAAAATCCTACCAAGTAGGTTTAGTTTCCCAATTTTCCCTTTTCAATCTCctctttcctttttatttatttatttttgaaaattgtgaATTGGTAATAACACATAAATTAGTTCTACTCCTGTTTTAAGGCATTATGCTGATGGTCCAAATTGTGGTTATTTAGATCATATATGTGGTGGTCCGGTTGCTGATCTTCCACTCCACTTTCACATGGAAGCATTGGGTTGGTCTTTTTGCAATGTCTTTGGCTTATGGATTTCCTTACCAACAACTTGCGAATATGGCAAACCCTACTTATGCTGCTGATGGAGAGCTTTTGGATGGTGGGTTTGACATGAGTACAGGTGGAGTTTGTGGGTATGTCTTTCTTGTGTTTTTGTTTAACTGTAAATCTTTAATGCATTCTATGCTTCCCCCCTCTTAATATATTGGGAGTATGGTTAATCTAAGCCAGCATCTTTGCCTGTTAGGAATCAGATGTTGGTGTAGTACTCCAACCAGGAATGTGCAGTTAATTCATTGCAGGATCAGGGTTCAATTGAAGTGAAGGTGGCTAAGTTGCTTCCATAGGATAAAACTTGTTATCAATTTATAAAATTCAGGCACCAAGTTACATTTCAGATGTTTTTCGGCCCaaagttacattgatttgatGCTTTTTGTAGGGATTTATTTTTTCATGCCTCACATAGTACATTAGATTCAGAATATCACTGCTAGTTCTTGATGAGTACAACTTAATCTCACTGCTAGCTGTTGAAGATTTCTAGATAATTGTGATAATGAGCTTTATGTGCTCCGCAATGCCTTTTGCTTTTGATTGGAAAATTGCTAAAAGAAACATTCTTTTTAATAAcatgatattaaaaaaattatttatttatgacACATCTATGGTATTAAATTATGAACTTGTTTTTTTCACTCTTTAGATGATGTCCAAACCAAAATGCCTGGTAACATGCTTACTTTGGCCTGGGCGGTTTTACCTGGAGCATGGAATGATCCAGACTGCATATGCCTCTTGTTTCAGATTCTCAGAATGTTCGTGCCATTACCACTTCATGGTTTGTTAGGGTGTTAGCATTTTCTGGCAAGTAAGGTCTGATCATCTGTTAGCTGCTAGTGTTATGGCTGGGTCACTGAAGAAACCATCCAGATAACCAGGTTGCCTGCCCTCTGTATGTACCCGCCATTAGTTGTGTGTTAGTCCCAAGGTCTTAAACTTCAATTTTGACTAAAGTTTCGAGGcttcaaaagtatggaaattttgattcCATTGTCAATTTCAATGtcgattttaaaaaaaattatggaaattagtAGAAAGGCATGAAGTTCtgttatgaaactttagaaactaTTAATACTTTAATAGACATAATAAAGCACAATTTAGaagtaaaatattataaattttaattaagtaCATAAAGGACTGGTCTGTCGGGTATAAGGGGCAATTACCATAATACAATAATCAAAtcatcaattaatataaatgaaattcataaagcAGTGAAatgttatttattatacaaatgcAGAAAATTAGACATAAAAGGTCTAATCAAATGTTGTAGCTGATATTcaagtttaaattttcaaaaatctgaaAGATGTAAGATGTAACTTCTTGTAATAATCTTTAGTTTCAATATAAAAAGAAGAtaaattgagagagaaatttgaatGGGTGGCACTCTCACTTGTTCTCCTCTCTTGAAGCTCTTATTCCCCTTTCATTTTTGCTTAGCCAGGGTGAGCTCTTGCCATGAGAGAAAATTGTGTTTGGCATTCTGTTCAGATTGAAGGGAAATCCCTTGATTTGCTACTAGACAAAGCAAGGATGGCTTTGTGTTTCTGTCAGAGAGAAACCCAGCATGTAGTCCGTTTATTAAGGTTTTGTTGGAGGCAGTGAGATTGATTGCAGGAGGCTTGTCCTCAGTGGTTGGGAGATTCAGGAGTTTCTTGCTTGAAACTAGATTTGGGAGGACTTGAATACTGGATGGTGATTGGGTTAATGAAAATGGGTAAATTTTAGAAATAGGGTTATGGAATTGGAAGATATTTTCTGTTTTAATTTCAGGAGGGTATTGTTCTAGTGAATGGAGTTCACAGATGAACTTCAAAGTTCAATCAGTGATGGTAGTAACAGAAAAATAAAGATTCTACTCTGATGAAGGGCACTGTATCTGCTGTGCAACGAGGATATCGACTGTGAAAGGGAGTTGTGATGTCCAAAAAATGCCCATGTTTGTTCATAGTGGCATGTTCCAACAGAGAATGGTGATAAACTTTGAGGGTTAGCTGAGAAAGACAATCAGGGTGAGTGAAAGGCAGCTC
This window of the Malania oleifera isolate guangnan ecotype guangnan chromosome 6, ASM2987363v1, whole genome shotgun sequence genome carries:
- the LOC131157571 gene encoding uncharacterized protein LOC131157571 codes for the protein MANQGAKKRKEENTRHMAMLLRLIIACNIIYVVVRLLIFHSTFTWKHWVGLFAMSLAYGFPYQQLANMANPTYAADGELLDGGFDMSTGGVCGYLHDVIYITSFVQLMSIISDKFWYTYLVIPAFGAYKFSGLIKGFLPQGSEGNAEDGKTRKRREKMEKRASRAKFVKTRNR